From a region of the Penaeus vannamei isolate JL-2024 chromosome 2, ASM4276789v1, whole genome shotgun sequence genome:
- the LOC113813739 gene encoding uncharacterized protein has translation MRLLCLLVLLCLEAPGDSFEIQGQDIDKNVYAKIFQCVKLLCKMSPDYTECKKCLMEVDVPQLPVENLLRCLEEIPSCDEKDTTALGKVRKCIEKESPEMGGCFSGEHDSTHSINFPALE, from the exons ATGAGACTTTTGTGCTTGCTTGTGCTGCTGTGTCTCGAGGCTCCTGGAGACAGCTTTGAGATTCAGGGCCAAGACATCGACAAGAATGTTTACGCTAAAATTTTTCAGTGTGTCA AGCTGCTGTGTAAAATGTCACCGGATTACACAGAATGCAAAAAATGCTTGATGGAAGTAGATGTGCCTCAACTGCCTGTCGAAAATCTCCTTCGTTGCCTGGAGGAAATCCCAA GTTGTGACGAGAAGGACACTACAGCCCTAGGAAAAGTGCGCAAATGCATTGAGAAGGAAAGTCCGGAG ATGGGCGGCTGCTTCAGCGGAGAGCATGACAGCACCCACAGCATTAACTTCCCTGCGCTTGAATGA